The following are encoded in a window of Penaeus vannamei isolate JL-2024 chromosome 17, ASM4276789v1, whole genome shotgun sequence genomic DNA:
- the LOC138864670 gene encoding uncharacterized protein encodes MCLNPDQYTGGRGGQGTGYGRGERQSKLQEERGRAREQKAGERKRGRAKRQAKEGQALKKAKRKAKEGQALKKAKRKAKEGQALKKAKRKAKEGQALKKAKRKAKEGQALKKAKRKAKEGQALKKAKRQAKEGQALKKAKRQAKEGQALKKAKRKAKEGQALKKAKRKAKEGQALKKAKRQAKEGQALKKAKRQAKEGQALKRAKRKAKEFYKFLDRTA; translated from the exons ATGTGTCTCAACCCTGACC agtacacgggaggcagaggagggcaaGGGACTGGCTACGGAAGGGGGGAAAGGCAAAGCAAGCtacaggaagaaagggggagggcaagagagcAAAAGGCAggcgagaggaagcgaggaagggcaAAGAGGCAAGCCAAAGAGGGGCAAGCGCTCAAGAAGGCAAAGAGGAAAGCCAAAGAGGGGCAAGCGCTCAAGAAGGCAAAGAGGAAAGCCAAAGAGGGGCAAGCGCTCAAGAAGGCAAAGAGGAAAGCCAAAGAGGGGCAAGCGCTCAAGAAGGCAAAGAGGAAAGCCAAAGAGGGGCAAGCGCTCAAGAAGGCAAAGAGGAAAGCCAAAGAGGGGCAAGCGCTCAAGAAGGCAAAGAGGCAAGCCAAAGAGGGGCAAGCGCTCAAGAAGGCAAAGAGGCAAGCCAAAGAGGGGCAAGCGCTCAAGAAGGCAAAGAGGAAAGCCAAAGAGGGGCAAGCGCTCAAGAAGGCAAAGAGGAAAGCCAAAGAGGGGCAAGCGCTCAAGAAGGCAAAGAGGCAAGCCAAAGAGGGGCAAGCGCTCAAGAAGGCAAAGAGGCAAGCCAAAGAGGGGCAAGCGCTCAAGAGGGCAAAGAGGAAAGCCAAAGAGTTCTATAAATTTTTAGATCGTACTGCATGA